The following are from one region of the Syngnathus acus chromosome 19, fSynAcu1.2, whole genome shotgun sequence genome:
- the kcnj12a gene encoding ATP-sensitive inward rectifier potassium channel 12 — MSVGRINRYSIVSSEEEGLRLTTMHGMNGFGNGKIHTRRKCRSRFVKKNGQCNVQFANMDDKSQRYLADIFTTCVDIRWRWMLVVFTLVFVLSWLAFGLAFWVIALLHGDLDNPAGDDNFTPCVLQVNGFVAAFLFSIETQSTIGYGYRCVTEECPVAVFMVVFQSIVGCIIDCFMIGAIMAKMARPKKRAQTLLFSHNAVIAMRDGKLCLMWRVGNLRKSHIVEAHVRAQLIKPRITDEGEYIPLDQIDIDVGFDKGLDRIFLVSPITILHEIDETSPLFGISKQDLETSDFEVVVILEGMVEATAMTAQARSSYVASEILWGHRFEPVLFEEKNLYKVDYAHFHKTYEVPSTPRCSAKEMLENKFLVPTSNSFCYENELAFLNREEEEEEEEEDLGGGNMALANLSPDRNSRHEFERLQATRTLDQRSYRRESEI; from the coding sequence ATGAGCGTGGGAAGGATCAACCGCTACAGCATCGTGTCCTCGGAGGAGGAGGGCCTCCGTCTCACGACCATGCACGGCATGAACGGTTTTGGCAACGGCAAGATCCACACGCGCCGCAAGTGCCGCAGCCGCTTCGTCAAAAAGAACGGCCAGTGCAATGTGCAGTTTGCCAACATGGACGACAAGTCGCAGCGCTACCTGGCGGACATCTTCACCACCTGCGTGGACATTCGCTGGCGGTGGATGCTGGTGGTCTTCACTCTGGTCTTCGTCTTATCTTGGCTGGCTTTCGGCTTGGCCTTCTGGGTTATCGCTTTGCTGCACGGGGATCTGGATAACCCGGCCGGAGACGACAACTTCACCCCGTGCGTCCTGCAAGTCAACGGATTCGTGGCCGCCTTCCTCTTCTCCATCGAAACGCAGTCCACTATCGGCTACGGCTACCGCTGCGTCACCGAGGAATGCCCGGTGGCCGTCTTCATGGTGGTGTTCCAGTCCATAGTGGGTTGCATCATCGACTGCTTCATGATCGGCGCCATCATGGCCAAGATGGCCAGGCCCAAGAAGCGAGCGCAGACGCTCTTGTTCAGCCACAACGCCGTCATTGCCATGCGGGATGGAAAACTGTGTCTCATGTGGCGGGTGGGGAACCTCCGCAAGAGCCACATTGTGGAGGCCCACGTCAGGGCGCAGCTCATCAAGCCTCGCATCACCGACGAAGGAGAGTACATCCCCCTGGACCAGATCGACATCGACGTGGGCTTCGACAAAGGCCTGGACAGGATCTTCTTGGTTTCGCCCATCACCATCCTCCACGAGATCGACGAGACCAGCCCCCTTTTTGGGATCAGCAAACAAGACCTGGAGACGTCTGACTTTGAGGTTGTGGTGATCTTGGAGGGCATGGTGGAAGCCACGGCCATGACCGCTCAGGCGCGCAGTTCCTACGTAGCCTCCGAGATCCTTTGGGGACACAGGTTTGAGCCCGTCTTGTTTGAAGAGAAGAACCTCTACAAGGTGGATTACGCTCACTTCCACAAAACCTACGAGGTGCCGTCCACCCCCCGATGCAGTGCCAAGGAAATGCTGGAGAACAAATTTCTCGTTCCCACTTCCAACTCCTTCTGCTATGAAAACGAGCTGGCTTTTCTCAAccgggaagaggaggaagaggaggaggaggaggatctCGGCGGCGGCAATATGGCCCTGGCAAACCTCAGTCCGGACCGGAACAGCCGGCACGAGTTTGAACGCTTACAAGCCACCAGGACTCTGGATCAAAGGTCTTATCGGAGAGAATCGGAAATATGA
- the med24 gene encoding mediator of RNA polymerase II transcription subunit 24, whose amino-acid sequence MKVVNLKQAILQAWKERWSDYQWAINIKKNFPKGATWEYLNLAETLTEQALIGPSPNPLILSYLKYAISSQMVSYSSVLMAISKFDDFSRDLCVKSLLEIMDMFCNRLTCHGKAEECIGLCRALLGVAVWLLQGCAYYCENLREPGPLSAPEACLSECRERLHKLMSSTKNRALVHIARLEDQGSWSNVEQAILKVSDGLSCISNPTLRTQLEESLSLVKGIPQMLSVQCDPLLHASFPSIHAFIMLEGTMNLTGETQPMVEQLMMIKRMQKVPSPFFVLEIWKACFTGLIESPEGTEELKWTAFTFLKIPQVLLRLKKYPQGDKGQDFTEDVNVAFQYLLKLTPLLDKADQRCNCDCLGMLLQECNKLGLLSDANTEVLTAKRTEDRKFCPKLKTAENANIQPNPGLILRAEPTVTNILKTVDADHSKSPEGLLGVLGHMLSGKSLDLLLAAAAATGKLKSFARKFIKLNEFPKHISGEGSKSASVRALLFDISFLMLCHVVQTYGSEVVLSDPSPSGETPFFETWLQTCMPEEGKILNPDHPCFRPEPGKVESLVTLLNNSSEMKLVQVKWHEICLSTPAAILEVLNAWENGVLSVEAVQKITDNIKGKVCSMAICAVAWLVAHVRMLGRDEREKPQTMIRQLVTPLYGENTLQFYSERVIIMSSIMEHMCADVFQQTAAMLRPPMEGQEPIPYRNLLPAKEPIRAALTKQFQAVLRKGWVDSRALHLFQSLLNMGGVFWFTNNLVKELLKETRQEWAHRVVELLYSIFCLDSQQITLTLLGTIVPNLLTDSAHWHSLVDPPGKALAKLSVWCALSSYSSNHKGSSSAHQRRRQREDIEDYSNLFPLDDTQPSKLMRLLSSNEDEPVALSSPGDRSMSSFLSASQLHTVNMREPLNRVLANLFLLISSILGSKMAGPHTQFVHSFMEECVECLEQGNRGSILQFMPFTMVSELVKLPALAKPKVVLAVTDLSLPLGRRVAAKAIAAL is encoded by the exons ATGAAGGTGGTCAACCTGAAGCAAGCCATTTTACAGGCTTGGAAGGAACGCTGGAGTGACTACCAATGGGCTATAAATATCAAGAAGAACTTTCCAAAGGGAGCAACATGGGAGTATCTCAACCTCGCAG agacattaacggagcaggcGTTGATTGGTCCATCTCCTAACCCACTTATTTTGTCCTACCTCAAATACGCCATAAGTTCACAG ATGGTGTCTTACTCAAGTGTGCTCATGGCCATTAGCAAG TTTGATGATTTTTCTCGGGATCTGTGCGTCAAGTCTCTCCTGGAGATCATGGACATGTTCTGCAATCGCCTCAC CTGTCACGGGAAGGCGGAGGAATGCATCGGGCTGTGTCGCGCCCTCCTCGGGGTGGCGGTGTGGCTGCTGCAGGGCTGCGCCTACTATTGCGAGAACCTGAGGGAGCCGGGTCCGTTGAGCGCCCCTGAGGCCTGTCTGTCCGAGTGCCGCGAGAGGCTGCACAAACTCATGAGCAGCACCAAGAACCGAGCCCTGGTGCACATCGCCCGTCTGGAAGACCAAG GTTCCTGGAGTAATGTCGAGCAAGCCATTCTTAAAGTGAGCGACGGGCTCAGCTGTATATCGAACCCAACGCTGCGGACGCAATTGGAGGAAAGCTTGTCGCTGGTGAAAGG CATCCCGCAGATGCTGTCCGTGCAGTGCGACCCGCTGCTGCACGCCTCCTTCCCGTccatccacgccttcatcaTGCTGGAAGGGACCATGAATTTAACGGGGGAGACGCAGCCCATGGTTGAGCAATTGATGATGATCAAGAGAATGCAG AAAGTCCCGAGTCCGTTCTTTGTTTTGGAGATCTGGAAGGCTTGTTTCACCGGCCTTATCGAGTCACCAGAGGGCACCGAGGAGCTCAAATGGACCGCTTTCACCTTCCTCAAG ATTCCACAAGTTCTGCTTCGGCTGAAGAAATACCCCCAGGGTGACAAAGGACAG GACTTCACGGAGGATGTGAACGTCGCCTTTCAGTACCTACTCAAACTGACGCCACTGTTGGACAAAGCGGATCAACGATGCAA CTGCGACTGCTTGGGCATGTTGCTCCAAGAGTGCAACAAGCTCGGCCTCCTGTCCGACGCCAACACAGAAGTTCTCACAGCCAAACG CACCGAGGACAGGAAGTTCTGCCCAAAACTGAAAACGGCAGAGAATGCAAATATCCAACCCAACCCGGGCCTCATCCTCCGAGCTGAGCCCACCGTGACCAATATTCTCAAG ACGGTGGACGCCGACCACTCCAAATCTCCCGAGGGCCTTCTGGGTGTCCTCGGCCACATGTTGTCGGGCAAGAGCTTGGATCTGCTCCTGGCCGCCGCAGCAGCCACGGGGAAACTCAAGTCCTTCGCACGGAAATTTATCAA gCTGAATGAGTTTCCCAAGCACATCAGTGGCGAAGGAT CCAAGTCGGCATCCGTTCGGGCCCTGCTCTTCGACATCTCCTTCCTGATGCTTTGCCACGTGGTGCAGACATACGGCTCTGAG GTGGTCCTGTCCGACCCCAGTCCCTCAGGGGAGACGCCTTTTTTTGAGACATGGCTGCAAACGTGTATGCCCGAAGAAGGGAAGATTCTGAACCCGGACCACCCGTGCTTCAGGCCCGAGCCGGGCAAAGTAGAGAGTCTGGTGACCCTGCTCAACAACTCCTCTGAGATGAAGCTTGT TCAAGTCAAATGGCATGAAATCTGCCTCAGCACcccggcggccattttggaagTTTTGAACGCCTGGGAGAACGGCGTGCTGTCGGTGGAGGCCGTGCAG AAGATCACTGACAACATTAAGGGCAAAGTTTGCAGCATGGCGATCTGTGCCGTGGCGTGGCTGGTGGCCCACGTCAGGATGCTGGGGCGGGACGAAAGGGAAAAGCCTCAGACCATGATACGGCAGCTCGTCACTCCGCTCTATGGCGAAAACACGCTGCAGTTTTACAGCGAACG CGTGATAATAATGAGCTCCATCATGGAGCACATGTGTGCCGACGTCTTCCAGCAAACGGCGGCCATGCTGCGGCCCCCCATGGAGGGCCAGGAGCCCATACCCTACCGCAACCTGCTGCCGGCCAAGGAGCCCATCCGGGCCGCCCTCACCAAGCAGTTCCAAGCGGTGCTGCGCAAAGGCTGGGTGGACAGTCGAGCGCTGCACCTGTTCCAGAGTCTGCTCAACATGGGCGGTGTCTTTTGGTTCACCAATAATTTGGTCAAG GAGCTGCTCAAGGAAACCCGCCAGGAGTGGGCCCATCGAGTGGTGGAGTTGCTTTACAGCATCTTCTGTCTGGACAGTCAGCAAATCACCCTGACCTTGCTGGGCACCATCGTGCCCAACCTGCTCACCGACTCTGCCCACTGGCACAGCCTGGTGGACCCGCCTGGCAAAGCTCTGGCCAA GTTGTCCGTGTGGTGCGCGCTCAGCTCCTACTCGTCCAACCATAAAGGTTCCTCCTCGGCTCATCAACGTAGAAGACAGCGAGAAGATATCGAG GATTACAGCAACCTCTTTCCTTTGGACGACACGCAACCCTCCAAGCTCATGCGTCTTCTCAGCTCCAACGAGGACGAGCCTGTCGCACTTTCCAGTCCAG GAGATCGATCTATGAGCAGCTTCCTCTCTGCCTCCCAGCTCCACACTGTCAACATGAGAGAGCCGCTCAACCGCGTGCTGG CCAACCTTTTCCTCCTCATTTCCTCCATCCTGGGCTCCAAAATGGCCGGGCCTCACACCCAGTTTGTGCATAGTTTCATGGAGGAATGCGTGGAGTGTCTGGAGCAGGGAAATCGTGGAAGCATCCTGCAGTTCATGCCCTTTACAATG GTCTCTGAGCTAGTGAAGCTTCCAGCTCTGGCCAAACCCAAAGTGGTCCTGGCTGTCACCGACTTGAGTCTGCCGCTAGGGCGGAGAGTGGCAGCCAAAGCCATCGCTGCCTTGTGA
- the LOC119138482 gene encoding uncharacterized protein LOC119138482, with product MDILIVFALFHMARIAGAAPLPEVCADMCALVDGAQFQALVRRSRTLTEKILLAIPDAYRSSIHDETLKLNSSENVRLGTMASNINFPTAPVIKITSEKVPLESSLILMHEGLQQHQGLLSSISPHLENKQRATDLMNTVRDLAVQISKMLQGLQTDYVLQTTPSPVALRLHGDFEVQVAAHLTLVQLQSLGQDVHRFLRGLDNSQPSQQEETDSDLLTNLK from the exons ATGGACATCCTGATTG TTTTCGCTCTCTTCCACATGGCCAGGATTGCGGGCGCCGCGCCTCTACCTGAGGTTTGCGCAGACATGTGCGCACTTGTTGACGGGGCGCAATTCCAAGCGCTCGTCCGGAGGAGCCGCACTTTAACCGAAAAGATCCTGCTTGCCATTCCTGACGCGTACAGATCGAGCATCCACGACGAG ACTCTGAAGTTGAATTCTTCCGAAAACGTCAGGCTCGGCACAATGGCGTCCAACATCAATTTCCCAACTGCTCCTGTGATCAAAATTACTTCGGAAAAAGTTCCCTTG GAGAGCAGTCTGATACTTATGCACGAGGGCCTGCAGCAGCACCAGGGCTTGCTGAGCTCCATCTCACCTCACCTAGAAAACAAGCAGAGAGCGACCGACCTCATGAATACGGTCCGAGATCTCGCCGTTCAAATTAGCAAG ATGTTGCAAGGTCTCCAGACAGATTACGTCCTCCAGACAACGCCGAGCCCCGTGGCCTTGCGCCTGCACGGTGACTTTGAGGTGCAGGTGGCCGCCCACCTGACGTTGGTGCAGCTCCAGTCGCTGGGCCAGGATGTCCATCGCTTCCTCAGGGGTCTGGACAACAGCCAGCCGAGCCAGCAGGAGGAAACGGACAGCGATCTGCTGACAAATCTGAAATAa
- the lrrc3ca gene encoding leucine-rich repeat-containing protein 3B: MAADYMVMCLLLHSLVLMTFCFHHAATSCSKHCYCSESDGGKTVRCSNQRLTDIPRDIPNDTRRVYLDFNLLTSIPANAFSGLSHLVELDLSHNDISQLQPGAFRGLSSSLQFLDLSANKLVHFDADSFEGLRARANLTNNPWHCDCNLQMAMPRVDLEPVSLTGIVCQTSDPEEMSVQGLAFLLEPDVDLCVVMKRTTDVAMLVVMFGWFTMVISYLVYYVRANQEDARRHLEYLKSLPSRQAKSEESSTISTVV; encoded by the coding sequence ATGGCGGCCGACTACATGGTCATGTGCTTGCTGCTGCACAGCCTGGTACTCATGACCTTCTGCTTCCACCACGCCGCCACCAGCTGCTCCAAACACTGCTACTGCTCCGAGAGCGACGGCGGCAAGACGGTACGCTGCAGCAATCAGCGGCTGACCGACATCCCGCGGGACATCCCCAACGACACGCGACGAGTCTACCTGGACTTTAACCTCTTGACCTCAATCCCGGCCAACGCCTTCTCCGGGTTGTCCCACCTGGTGGAACTGGACCTCTCGCATAATGACATTAGCCAGCTGCAGCCGGGCGCCTTCCGAGGCTTGAGCTCCTCGTTGCAGTTCCTTGACCTTTCCGCTAACAAGTTAGTCCATTTCGACGCTGACTCCTTTGAAGGCCTGCGGGCTCGGGCGAATTTAACCAACAACCCCTGGCATTGCGACTGCAACCTCCAGATGGCCATGCCCCGCGTGGACCTGGAGCCCGTGTCGCTCACCGGCATCGTGTGCCAGACCTCGGACCCGGAGGAAATGAGCGTGCAGGGCCTGGCCTTCCTCCTGGAGCCGGACGTTGACTTGTGTGTGGTGATGAAGAGGACTACAGACGTGGCCATGCTGGTGGTCATGTTTGGCTGGTTCACCATGGTCATCTCTTATCTGGTCTACTACGTCAGGGCCAACCAGGAGGACGCCCGCAGACATTTGGAGTATCTCAAGTCGCTGCCAAGCAGGCAAGCAAAGTCGGAGGAGTCTTCGACCATCAGTACTGTTGTTTAG
- the nif3l1 gene encoding NIF3-like protein 1, whose protein sequence is MSRFLLTGCKTLPNIFLSQSSRRIWTRSIPQPASFGFRSILPRYHYALRPSTMELKDVVKVLEDLAPLSLAEPWDNVGLLVEPSEPRPIRTILLTNDLTEAVMEEARAEECDLIISYHPPLFRPIKRLVQKDWKQRLAIRALEAGIAVFSPHTSWDSVSGGVNDWLVRGLGSGQVSVLNQAYVDMPYSHIVEFQCRNDTLDVLLAELNALGGVLVQDPLRCDATKTQVSLYCSGSVLPSVFDRITRYIDKSLRILKAEKPPRTGHGQGRLSVLDEPVTVATAVKKMKSHLGLRHVRLALGLGCTQESFVHTVAACAGSGASVLNGVRADLYVTGEMSHHEVLDAVATGTSVILSDHSNSERGYLSVFRENLIGKVPADVVVMVSKADKDPLEVV, encoded by the exons AT GTCTCGCTTTCTATTGACGGGATGTAAGACCCTTCCAAACATATTTCTATCGCAAAGCTCCAGACGCATTTGGACCAGGTCCATCCCTCAACCCGCATCCTTTGGTTtccgctccatcctcccccgCTATCATTACGCTCTCCGCCCCAGCACGATGGAGCTCAAGGATGTTGTAAAGGTTTTGGAGGATCTCGCGCCCCTCTCGCTGGCCGAGCCGTGGGACAACGTAGGCCTGTTGGTGGAGCCAAGCGAGCCGCGGCCCATCAGAACCATCCTGCTGACCAACGACCTCACCGAGGCAGTCATGGAGGAAGCGCGGGCCGAAGAATGCGATCTCATCATCTCCTACCACCCCCCGCTCTTTCGACCAATCAAACGTCTGGTCCAGAAGGACTGGAAGCAGCGATTAGCTATCCGAGCTTTGGAGGCCGGCATTGCGGTCTTTTCGCCTCACACGTCCTGGGACAGCGTTAGTGGAGGAGTTAACGACTGGCTGGTCAGAGGACTTG GTAGCGGTCAGGTGTCTGTGCTCAATCAGGCCTATGTGGACATGCCTTACAGTCACATTGTGGAATTCCAATGCAGAAATGACACATTGGATGTTCTCCTGGCGGAACTGAACGCTTTGGGTGGAGTATTAGTACAAGATCCTCTCAG ATGTGATGCCACCAAGACTCAAGTCAGCCTATACTGCAGCggttcagttctgccttcagtTTTTGACAGAATCACACGATACATCGACAAGTCCCTCCGCATTCTTAAAGCAGAAAAG CCCCCTCGAACGGGCCACGGTCAGGGGCGACTCAGTGTTTTGGATGAGCCGGTAACCGTGGCAACTGCtgtgaagaaaatgaagtCCCACTTGGGTTTGCGGCATGTCCGTTTGGCCCTCGGACTGGGATGCACGCAAG AATCCTTTGTGCACACTGTGGCTGCGTGTGCGGGATCGGGAGCCTCGGTGCTGAATGGCGTCCGAGCAGACCTTTACGTCACCG GTGAAATGTCCCACCATGAGGTGCTGGATGCAGTTGCCACGGGAACCAGCGTCATCCTCAGCGATCACAGCAACAGCGAGCGCGGCTATCTGTCCGTGTTCCGAGAGAACCTCATCGGGAAGGTTCCTGCTGATGTTGTCGTGATGGTCTCCAAGGCTGACAAGGACCCCCTGGAGGTTGTGTGA